A region of the Yarrowia lipolytica chromosome 1C, complete sequence genome:
CGCTATGCAACTCTGGATACGCTGTTATtaccaacaaggacaactGGATTGCGGGCcagaaggacgacaagtGGGATCAACTGAGCGTTGAATCTATCAAGGCCGTACTTGCTAAGCAGAAGTAATACAGGATAGGGGTTCACGTAACATTATGGAGAGGACACATACTAATGGAAGACGGTATTGGAGATATGAGTTACAAGGAAGCAagttactgtacataccgtaaCATTAGTGTAGGATTGTCACATGGTATTGAGCATGGCAGTAGTGGAAGCCATAGAGTGTGGTCATGCAAACATAGAAGCACTCTGGGGAATATATGAACTGCAAACTGAAGCTAAGGAAACATATTCGGCTACTACGGTTTAATAAATCAGACAACTgtcatcttcttgttcACATTGCCGTATCCATCATATcactcttctcttcctgtAGTTACTTGTAGGTCACATTCTCAATTCCACACCGAATTCAACGTGGCGACAAACGCTCCAATTACAAAATCAGCTACGACAACTATCTTCCCCAGACTTAACCAACTCTTTGATATAAATTACAGGCCTCCAGCTCAAAAATCCACAATCTACATGCCCTTCACTTAACTCTTGGTCTCCACTATAAACTCCTCAATTCTCAATCGTCATCTAAAGACTCAATACGATCAATAGTAGCCAAACTACTTGGCCAACAACGCTAGACAAACCGGATCAAATGGTCTATCAAAATACCACCCCCAAATCTCGCGCAGAACCCACCCTCAGACCTCCCCGAACCTCTTCCCACAGGTTAGGGTTCGTTAACAATGACGTAAAGCTCCCGGTAATGCGTCTCATCTGCAAAGTGAGCCCGCTTGTTCTAGCAATATAGACatggacgacgagaacctcaaaaaaaagagaagaaaaagacagaTATGTCGACAATATACGTATCACTTGATCAAAATCTCGGTCTCCCCCTAACAACGATGCTCGACCATCCCCCACATTCACCCTAACCCTCCTTCAGTCACCGCCCAACTCCGCGATACAACCCCAAGTTACCCTACTGCAGAAATAAACTCCCACGATCCCAGAATCAAGCTCCATTTTTCAAACTGATCCAGGTATCACTACCAActtccacaaccacacaaccGCCTCACAAAATGCCCAAACTGCAGCTGTTTGCTCGCGAGCCCAAGAAAATCACCGTGTCGGATGGTGTGACGGACAATTCCGTCGTTGCATCGCTTGCTCCCGAAACCGGAGCCGTCAAAAACTGCATCTATGCCCCCAACGGGTCTCTGTTTGCCTACGCTGTTGCTGACGGAGTGCATGTGGTGGATCCGGAAACGTGCCAGGAGACGCTGAGACTGGACGAGCCCAATGTGCTGGAAATCGGCTTTTCTCCTCTCGGCTCCTTCATCATCACCTGGGAAATCCCTAAGAAGGACCCTGCATCGGGCAACTTCAAGCCCAACCTCAAGGTGTTCAACTCCAAGACCGGCGACCACGTGCAGTCGTTTGTGCAAAAGTCGCAGACCGGCTGGAACCTGCAGTACACCTTTGATGAAAAGTACTGCGCTCGAATGGTGAAGGACGAGATCCAGTTTTTTGAGTCTGACGTGCTGACCAAGGTGTGGGCTAAGCTGCGAGTCGAGAACTGCGCCGACTTCTCCGTGTCACCCGGAAAAAACTACTCCGTCGCTGTGTTTGTgcccgagaagaagggcctTCCTGCCAAGGTGCAGATCTACCACGTGCCCAACTTCAACCAGGCCGTGGCCCAGAAGACCTTTttcaaggccgaggaggttggaCTCAAGTGGAATGCTCTGGGCACctcgctgctggtgctggcaCAGACTGCCTCTGATGCCACAGGAAGATCCTACTACGGAGAGACCACTCTCTACCTGCTTGGAATCACCGGTGCCTTTGACAGCCGAATCACCCTCGACAAGGAGGGTCCTATTCACGATGTCGCATGGTCCCCCAACTCCAGGGAGTTTGCCGTTGTCTACGGATACATGCCTTCTAAGACCACCTTCTTCGATGCTCGAGGAAATGAGATTCACACTCTGGCCGAGTGTTCTCGAAACACCATTCGATTCTCCCCCCACGGCCGGCTGGTGCTGCTCGGAGGCTTTGGAAACATCCAGGGAGCCGTTGACATCTTGGACCGACAGTCCAAGTTCGCCAAGGTGGCCACTTTGCATGCTGCCAACGCCTCCCATGTGGCCTGGTCGCCCGACTCCCAGTACGTGCTGACAGCCACCACCGCCCCTCGTCTGCGAGTCGACAACGGATTCCGAATCTGGCACGTCAAGGGGAACCTCATGTATGCTCAGGACTTCCCTGAGCTGTTTGCTGCTGACTGGCGACCTCTCCCCTCTTCTGAGTTCCCCTCCGGACATACCATCAGCGAGTGTCCTGAGGCACACGAGTCTGCTAagaccgccaaggagggcgCTAAGGCCCCCGTCGCCGCTAAGCCTGCAGGCGCATACAGACCTCCCCATGCTCGAGGTCAGCCCGagcgagctgctcgaggcTCTCTGGCTGCTTCTCCCGATCCCTCTTCGGGCCCCAAGGTGCGAGGCGCTGGAGGCCGAGTCATCCCCGGAGCTGCTCCCAAGAAGCACGAAGAGAAGAACGGTGCCGTGCCGGTGGCTACCgtggacgacaagaagatccGAGCTCTGCTGAAGAAGCTGCGTGCCATTGAGGacctcaaggccaagcagaCCAACGGCGAGAAGTTGGAGGACACTCAGATCCAGAAGATTTCTACCGAGGGCAACGTCCgggacgagctcaagaagtaCGGATGGGACGGTGTTTCCAAGTAAGAGACTCATTGTTTTTCGcttggtggaggagtggagtgCTAGTGTTAGCTGTTAGAGAGCAACCTGATTGTCTGGATGTTTGGAATAGTCTGGCACGATAGACAATGGACGGCCACTTTAGAATGTGGCCATGTACTTTGAGATACTGGATGTATGAGTAGAAGTAATTACGAATAGATGCTCTGGTAGCATGCTGGTTAGTGTGCTACTGTTTAGTGGGTTTAATTGATGAACACAGTAAGCGAGTCTTTCTTTCTACTTTAGATGCCGAGATTATGTTAATTGGTTATATGTCATTATAATCGGTCTTGTCACTTCATTGCAAAGGTCTCACATCCGACTTATCGTTGTATGCCGCCTGAGCAACTCCACATCGATGATCTTCCAGATCGTAGACGACATAGGCAGCTCTCATGACCGTGTCTCCCATAATGGGGTCTCCTCCAAACACAGTGGTACTCTGGATTCCAAATCCACATCTCTTATCATCGTTGCCATAGAAAGGCCCGATGGGCACCACCAGAGATTTTTCATCAGCAAGAACTGTAGCTCCGGGGAAGTTGAAGGCAACAGACATCTTGGCGTCACAGTCAATGTAGTTGATTCCCAGGAACTTGTTGAACTTTCCGAGATTCagggtcttcttgagctcctggTAGATGGGGTCGGGAACACTGGTGAAGATCGTTCCGGTATCCAGCACCACTGGGGCGTCCACTGTCATGTGCTTGGACCCCAGGGATATGTCTTTTAGTTGGACCAGGGCTCCCGCAGCAGGGTCCGAGACGTTTAGCCAGGAGAGATCTCCTTCGAACTTGGCATGATCAACTCCTCCGAGCAGAAAGGTAGCTTCGTTAGTGTCTGGATCGTCCAGAAAAACAGAGTAAGCTGCCTTGTTGATGTAACCGGCCTTTTTGACCGCGTAGGGGAAGTTGTCGTAGTAGTCACCGGGTTTCACCATTTCCTGTGCTCGAAATGCCACTCCAAacactccaccaccagcatGGTTTCCCTTGACGTTTCCAAACTGGAAGTTTTCAAGCGTAACAGGTCCAAGCTTGAGAGTCTCGGTGGCCCAGTCGCCTAGGATGCCATTGACTGCAGTGTACGAGACGTTGAAGTCGCTAttgaggtacttgtaggaaGACGACGCCTTGGAGTCGTAGTTGGGGACCCATAGATCAGAAGAACCGGTGTCGAAAATGACGTTAAACACTTGTGCCGGTGTTCCAAGCGAGACTTTGGCCCTGTAGTATGTCCCAGGAGGGTTCTTGATTGCAATGGCGACGTCCTTGGGCTCTTTGGTGACGGCAAAAGAGAGTACTCCTGGATTTGAGGGAGCTGCTGAAACCGAAACCAGAGTTGCGAAAAGTGTCAAGACGAGTGAGAAGTGCATGAGTGAATGGTGAGTGCGATACACGATCAAGACACCGACTCTTTCCAGCTATCTTATATGATCTCCCTCAACTCTATCCACCTTGTCGATCTGAGCTCCACATTTGATGTGACAAGAGAGCAGCTTATGGGGTCGTGATGATCTTGATCAGTCGAGAGATGTCCTGAATAACTTCTCGAGAAACAGTTTGATTCCCTTTGGTCCGATAATAGCACTCATCTGGGACCACCGACGGCTTCAAAGCCGACAAACTCAGGTCCGAAACTTCCTCGGTGAACTCTCAGGGTGACATTGCAGAaagtggagatgatgagaatggTGGGTAGAGGATTTGCAACCAACAGCGAATTCAGAGAAGTGTGTTATTTCTCTAAACAAGATGTTTATTCTAAATAATTACTTGGATGGCTACGTCGTTTACCGAAAAATGACTGAGATGACCTTCGCCGAGATGATATCTGAGACATGGCCTCTAGTAACTTTAGGCTTATCAGCGCCGAGACGTTATTGAACGCTGAACTGCTTCAGTATGAGCAGTGGGGGTAGAGTACTTGGGCAGAATGAGACTAACGGAGCCCAATTACGCCATCTCATTGTGTTTCTTCTGCCAGTAAAGAGATACATCCACTTCTCTCTTGCTGGTGTTAGTTgcaatacagtacatactcagCTTAGTTACATCAGTTGACTCTAACAACCCTTAGTTGGGGTTTGCTCACCCATAGTATAGGCACTTAACAACATCCTATACACTTGTTCTGTCTCATTTCCTAACCAATTAAACGatttttgttctttttcATTGGGCTACTTCCCCAATCCGGTGAACTTATTCTTCTGCATCTGTCAACGTGCTTGTTTAAAGGTTCTTCAGCTCGCAACAACCCCCATTTTCCCCCGTTGGTTTGGTGTCCAGTAGCTTCGGGCTGGATCACACCCTGGTACGTTGCGGTGCTGCTTTCAGGTGAATTATATACGGATTACACCCGGATTATACACTAAGGCGGTAGTGCGATTCACCACAATGGCGCCATCTACCAGCGATATAATCGCACAATTACAGTATCCAGTCGCTAGTCTAGGGCTAGTCTAGGGCTAGTCTAGGGCTAATCTAGGGCTAATCTAGGGCTAATCTAGGACCAAGCAGTTTGAGATACGTCAGGATGTGTTCATGAATTGTTTCAGAATGAAAGTGGGCTTGAAGCTATTGAGGGTATAGACATTCAACGCTCAACGTCATagtatagtacatactgtagtacgTAATTGGTGCCATCTCGGGACGCTCATGTGAGCACTCTGTCATCAAGAGCACTCTCCTGTGAGCAGTTGGTTAGGTACAATACCCGAACATACTGATATACATACCCTGGCATACTGACCACACCACTTAGGTACTCTACTCAGGACTCTCTACTCAGGACTCTCAGGACTCTAATCAGTACTCCCAGGATTCTACTCTGTACTCtcagtacatgctgtactttacttgtactcggACAATTCCTCCTCGTACCACCGCAAAAACAAATCcgctgtactgtatgtggAGTTCCGCAAGCGCACTAATTGCGTTTTGGGCCATTGTTCCTTGTCGTATACGAGCAGCTTTCGGCGGTAGCTAATCAGATATTGTCCTTTGACACGATGTTATCTAGCTTCTGGCAGGTGCTGATCGGCATCGAGGAGGTTAATTGTGCTGTTGAGACCACCATTATTAACAGTGTTTGTGCGTCTCTATCTTGGTCTTTGTATGGACACGGGGGTGCGCTGGTCTCGTCGCTCGCTCTAGGTTCTGGCACCAGTGCACGGGCTAcaatactacaagtagtagcATGTTCTGGACGGTGGTATTGATGGATATGACAATGTGGGCACCCGGAATTTGGCTGAAAGGGACCATAGATGGCTGAAAAGGGCCATGGATGGCTTAAAAAGGCTGAAGATTCCACAAATGCTCTCCAACTCTCCAAATACCCTGTAGATTTGAATTCCCAGCCATCCAATAAACCCCATCTATGATCAACGCTGTCTAATGTTACGTTGTGCTAGGTGGTCTATTCGGTGGCTTTTATGTGCGATAGTTCGAGGCGAGGAGGAACAAGAGCCACAGGGTGTTCGCAAGTATACTACCCTCCGAAGATACCGCTAACGTGGCCCACAATCGAGCACTTTTAGTCGCCCGCGGGACATCCCCAGGATCTTCGCACAAAGAACCTTCCACCTGCTCTAGCTAGTCCACTAGAGTAACTTCCCCACTAACAACGACGCAGATATAACATGGGTTGTATTCACTGATATAAGGCATCATTCCCCCTCCGGAAACTCACCCATCATCCATTTTAGTATGACCGACAAAAGAACGACTCGAGCTGTTGCAAGACACGCCATTGTGGGTGTCTACACACTGGCCTTTCTGGCGTACTCGGCATGGCTCTTCTACCGAATGGTGAGCCGATTGAGCGATAACGACGACAACTGGGTGTTGGAACCGATTGGAATTTTGTTGCTCGGAGAAATGGGTGTCGATGAGGCGCTGGAGCGGCTTTATGAAAAGGGTAAGGTGACTGAAATCCAACAGTGGTGGTCCATGATGTTCAACTTTGCATTTTTCACTGTTTTCAGTCTCTATCTCGACACTGAAGCGTGGATTGTTATGAAAGAGGCGGTTGGTGATTACTCTCGTTCGTCGTGGTCCCTGATAGGAGCTGGAATGACGCTGCTTGGGTTGGTATGGTACAGTCGACTTCCTGAACGAGCTGAGGGTTTTATTCGGCTGCCTTGAGAACGGAATGCAACTATCGAAATGTTCTCCaaatggaggagatggggGAGTTTAGGACTGTCGACAGAGAGACATATCTTCCGCCACAGACAACAGAGCGAATTGTCGGGTACTGACACTCTTAGAACACGATTGCACACTCTATGAACACACATTCACAACACACAGTAAGCCAACAATCACACCTAAACAATCGGAATAAAAAACGCTAGCTGTGACCAACTCTCACCTTCTGAACTAATCTCTTTGTCAGATCAGGCTACTTCGGTCGTGTTTGGCTAGGTCGTTTTGGTCAGCTCTACTTGACTTCAATCAGTCACTTACTTTCAATCAGCATTGGTAGCTACTTTACTGATTGCTTTTCTCTGCCTTAGGGGCCTCTCTTCTACCAGCCGAGCTCTACTCGGTTTCGGTAGTTACTTCAATTGTTCTACTGTAAGTTCGTCTCTCAGATCTCTCCACTCACTGTCTCAGCTCAAGGAAGACAGCTACTTTCCTCACAGTAATATAATTAATTATTCAAGAATCATATAGATAGTTCCCATCTGTCTCCTTCGCCCCCTAATCCGAATCAAATCCAGAATCGCAGCTCTGATCCGGCGAAACCTCCGTCTTTCCAGACATGATCTCGGTCTGGAACCTATCACTCTGCCAGGCGTACTTGACCTCCGAGTACATTTCGTCCACCTGCTCCAGTGACAACCCTTTGGTTTCATAGACAAACAAGTACACAAAGGCAATGGCTAGAAAATTGCAACCTCCCCAGATGAAAAACACCTTGGACTCGAGACCGGCAGACCCAGGTTTCTTGTCGACCAAGTACGGAGTTGCAAAGGCAATGGCAAAGTTGAAAATCCAGTTGGCAGCCACACTGATAGCCACTCCCTTGGCCCGGATTCGAAGCGGGAAAATCTCCGCAACAACCACCCAGGCTATAGGTCCCCAGGTGGATGCAAAGCCTGCGATGAACGTACAAGTGAAGGCAATAAGGACCTTGGAAGACACCTGGCTATCCAGAGCTGCTCCTACAGCTGCCACAATTAATTCTGAAACACACATTACCACGGCTCCAATCAAGAGCAGCTTTCTTCGGCCCACTTTGTCGACAAACAGAATACCCGGAAGGGTGAAGGCCACATTGACGGCAGAGGTGATCATGGACACCACAAAGGGATCTTTTATGCCAGCTGTTTTGAAAAAGTTGGTTCCATAGTAGAATATGAAATTGATGCCTGTTAGTTGTTGCAGAGCCTGGATTGAGACTCCTGTCAGCAGTCTTTTGAGCTGTGATCCATGTGGACTGAAACAAGCCTTCCAGGAGGAGTTTCCAACCTCCATTTCCATTTCGAACGACTTCTGTAGTTCAAGCAGTTCCTTTTTGACCGGTTTCGAGTCTGTTGGTAGCCTTCTTAGCCGTGAGAGTGCTTCGGCGGCTTTCTCTGGCcggttcttcttgacccAGAAACGAGGAGTCTCAGGAAGAAACACAAGTCCTGCTGAAAGAATAAGAGCCCAAATGAGTTGAATACCAAGAGGGATACGGTATGATGACGTATTTGGACGGTCCTTAGTGGCATTGTTGACAATAGCTGCCAGTAGAAGACCCACAGTGATGGCAAACTGGTAGACAGAAACAACGGCCCCTCTGATCCATTTGGGAGACACTTCTGACTGATAGAGAGGCACAATGGACGAGATACCTCCCACACCAAGACCAGCAATCACCCGTCCCACAATTAGCAAGACTCTTCCGGTTGTGACGGTCTGCAAAATAGCACCCACAGAGAATACAAGACAATACAACAGAAGACCCAGACGTCGACCAGCCGTGTCAGCAGCTAAGGGAGCAACGATGGCTCCGGTAAATGTGCCCACAGATAGGATAGATGTGGTGAGAGATGATTGGCCCGAGGTGAAGTCGTTCTTCCCAAAGTCTGTAAAGTGTTCTTTCACATAGCCCATGGTCATGATTCCAGCAATAGTTCCTGTGTCGTAGCCGTAGAGAAGTCCTCCAAAAGCCACAAATACAGCCACAATAATGGCCATTACTGTTGATTCTTGATCGGCCTTTGGAATACTGTTcggcgtacttgtatctgtaGTTTGTTGCTGGATGTCTGACTTTTGCGGACAGGGGTCGTTCGATTCCATGGTTGTCGATGTAAACAAGATATAAAGAGTATATCAAGCGCAAACAATACTACAAATGCTTTCCCCACTGAAGGGGAACCACTGCGGTCAATTCATGCGGTCTAGATTGCGCCTTTAGTAAGTTTTCCAAGTGATAGCCATACCTTGGACGTACCTGTATGACCTCATAATGGGCATTGTCTTGATCTGTAAGTCCAAATATCTACCGCCAGGCATACTAAACCTATTCGATTGGAGAATCGAACCTCCTAATATTGTTGTTTTTACCCCTAGTCACATCTTCAGGCGGTGAACTACCCGTatgtagttgtagttgggTCGAACACGTTACGCGTGGTGTAGTATGGTAGATGAATGTCGATATAAGACTTACAGTGGAGTGGATGATGCTGTTTTATTACTTGTTCTCAACTCTTTGTTTTATTTACATgataaaaaaacacataCCAAAGTTCCAAAACACCCCATCTCATGCCATCATCGCTcccctacttgtacaactcCACATTTAGTCCGGAAAAAAATGAGCCATTGTGGGAAAGACTTTTCTACATTGTTACATTGACTGACAAGTGTATTTAACGGAAGCCTACAGTCGAGATTTTGGACTGCAAAAGTCACTACTGTACGTTCTCACTTTGTAGATATCATATCCATGGATACCATACAAGACCATCCACAAAGTACATAACCCCAATCACTTTTGAATAATCCACTCTGGTCGTTTGAATTCGCCCAGTATCACACCAAAAAATGTACTAAGCTCCCTGAAACCAAGCTACTGACCGGCAAGAACGTCTCGAGTACATTAGTCGGGGAACTAGTACGCTAAGAGCACATGTTCACGCCCGGAGGGATTTTCAAATCACGCATCAGCTCTAATACTATGTCACATCACATTTCGGCTGCAAAAACAACTTCTGGAATGCAGTTTGATGCCGATGGACTGAATGAGAGATTCGTGACCAGACTTGGCATTACTCACTACACAACGTCAAATCCCACCGGGAAACCCAAGTTGATACTAACCAGTAGATATAGTAAAAGAATAATGCCTGACCTAACAACATACCCACTCCGGTCGGGTCCAATTCCAATCTTGTAGCTTCGCTAGAGAGACTAGAacctggttctggttcttgagagGTACTTGAGACATTGAAGGTCGATGCAAAGAGCCTCTCCTCGTTCTCAGATGTCTATGGCGTGGTCCGAGCAACGACGCTAACGCAGTTACTATGCGCGGTGCTCTCCAACTTTTCCAAAAACGGGCGCCTTTTTTTACAGACTagggttttttttaaaagaaaaaaaggggaaTACATTGAGGAaatgttgttttttgtttttgttatTCTAGGCAAATACAAgggttttgtttttttattctaggCAAATACAGGgttatgttttttttattctacaagtaggcaAATACAGGgttatgtttttttattctttctgtttttttattcttttatttgtttcttgttttttgttttctttttctaGGGAAACACATTTCAGTGACTACGTACAtgctaccagtacaagaGAGGGTAATAATTCTGTGTAGAGAAGTGAGTGTGCTGCATACGCGAATTGACAGTCTATTCCATGATGAACAACACCTAGCGTACAATGTTTGTCAGTATTTCTCAACTGATAATGGTATATCGTATACATCCGGGAGACTCTTGATGACTAAGCCGTCGTGATCTTAAGAAAGATAATATGGCAATATTTCCATTGCCGAGGACGTGGCGTAGCACTGATACAAACACAATCCGATTACATTGTACAAGTCTTTTGATGTGTAATGTAGCCATAATATTATTACTATACTTATAAATTAATGCTGATTGTAAAAGGTGGGAATGCCGTAGAGTACAGGAGCCGCTCCATTGAGGTAGCGCAACAGACACTCGTTTCTAGACTGCGAAAGAGCCATGGAACAGTCCATAGAACCATCAAGTGAGTCGTCTTCAAACACTCCCCACCGGGTCAGAAACTGCCGCCCAAACttgtcaatgtccttgtcTGTCACATCCCACAGGTTGGCTACCAGAGAGGGACATCCAGCAGACATGTAGGCCATAGGAATACCCCAGGGCTCAAACTCGCCTGCGTCACGTATCACACCGGAAGAGCAGCCCAGAAGAACTGTGGGACAGCACCGCTCAAGCTTGGAGATAGAAGAGTTTCGGATGTActtgtctcctcctccgtgGCCCATGTAGATCATGACGGAAGAAGTTTCCAGAGCCTTCACCCACTCAGATTCACTAGGCTGCTTGCCGACAACCCCCGAGAAAAGTGAAAGAGCATCCTCAAACCGACCCTGCGTCCTGGGAAGATCTCCGCCAGGATTAAGAATATAATAGGGCTTGCCAGTGGGCTCAGAGGTGTCCAAAAGCTGGCTGAGTACTTGGAGAGACGAAACACGAGAAACAGAGCGTCCACAGAGGCTCGACATGTTCTCCCAGGGGAATTGTGTAGTGGCGGAGTCCAAAACAAGCACTGTATGGGTGtacttgtgtttgtttttggtgtCGTCGCTGAAATGAAGACCAATGGCTTCTTCGATCTCAACAAAGATCTGGTCAGTGTCCAGTTCGTCATAAGCGTTGTACTCGCCGTGGAATTGCAGAATGTCAAGCACAAAGTAGACGAGATCCTCCAGTAGCTCAGGTGCAATATCATCCTTACCCATACCCAGAAATAGTGACAGAACTCGGGGATCAATTGTCACGGGCTTGAATCCCTTCTTTCGTCGTCCTGTACCGTTTCTGGAGGGCAGATGCTTAGTCAGAATGCGGTTGAACGACTTGGCGAAAGACTCGCAGCCAGAACCGACAGTTTCTCCAAGAATACCAAGGAAGCCTCCAAACCAGCAGAACTCTGCGTCGtggagaagctgtttgaggcGAGCATCGAGCTCATGACGCTTGGCCCACCAAGCTTCAGAACCTCCAGGGAAAGCAGTCCCAGTTCGCGTCATGGTATCACTTTCGGAAATAATACTCTTGAGCTCATCCAGACCATCGGAGAAGAGAAATGGATGCTCATCAACATCCCGGGAGTTGTGACGATGAAGTGGAAGCCGAAGAAGGAATGGTTCCTGGTTGCAGGCGTACTGGCAGACAATCAGATCACCAGAAGTAGGGCAAATGGCGAGGGAAATGACATTCCAGTTGTCGGGGAGCTTGGAAAGAAGAGATTTCGCATTGAGATCGACGTgagaaggagtggaaggCATAGTTGCCGTGGTCCATTCACTCACGGTCAAACTACTCAGCACCCGCCGTCTTTTATCAGTAGCAATACCTCTGAAATCCAGCCAGGAAGTCGTATGTGTGGTAGTGCCAAGAGCGGACACAAAAACGTCTAACGAAGACAGTAAGAACAATGCTTCGTTAATCTCAATCTGCGAGGAGGACTCGAACAAGTCCTGAACTCTCTCTCCAAGCGACTTTTTTGCGCTGCAAAGCATTCCATGAGCCGCCTGGACATTATTGTTGGGATGTAGAGCAATATCGCAGATGGAAGCAGAGGGAATGCTGATAGCAGACTCCTCTAGACCCATGAAGATTGCGTCTGAAGAAAGCAGCTTCCTAGCTGAAAACAATGAGATTCGAGACTCAACCAGTTGATCCAGACACTGGTCATATTTACCCAGACCGGAAAAGGTCGGTTTAGCGGCTTTCTGATCCCGAACAAGCTCCAATTCGACCTTAAGACGCTCCACTTGAGCAACAAGACGTCTCAAGCCGGGTAAGACACCTGCTGTGGAGGAAGCAGCGGGCTTCTTGCGTCGCTCAACACGCAGCTGCGacatgtcacgtgaaagGCCTGAAGAATCGCTCATCGAGTTGATCACCTGAAGGGAGCGTTCGTACTGAGCAAACGAATCTTCCAGCTCGCCAGTCTTGTAGTGAAAGGCACCCACTCGAGCGTACAGAAGTGCCCGTGATACGTCGTCGATTGTGTCatgttcacgtgatgcaCATGCAGCTGCCAAGGTGTTCTGACTGGCTGAATAGTCACCCTTCTTCAACTGAAGCCAGCCAAGAAGGGACTGTGCCTCAGAGAGTTGGATTAAGTGACCCACAGACTCGTGTAGGCCAATTGATTGAGTGATAACCTGTTCGGCTTCCCTCCACAGGCCCAAATGCAAAAGagtggtggttgtgtaAATTGCAGATTGAAGACTCAGACTACACATTTCCCAAACATAGACAGGTAGCTGAGAAAACTTCaagatgctgctgttgctctTACTGTACCGCTTAAGGTAGGCTTGAGACAGGGAAAGAGCCTTTCTGGCTGTAGCAGTGGCATGTTCCAAGTGAGATTGTTCGAATGAAAGACGAGATTGAACCAGCCAATATCGAACCTGGCAAGTAAGACGAATGCAGTACTCTTGAGGAGACTC
Encoded here:
- a CDS encoding uncharacterized protein (Compare to YALI0C08877g, similar to Saccharomyces cerevisiae YGR054W; ancestral locus Anc_4.194, similar to uniprot|O74965 Schizosaccharomyces pombe Hypothetical 63.5 kDa protein); translated protein: MPKLQLFAREPKKITVSDGVTDNSVVASLAPETGAVKNCIYAPNGSLFAYAVADGVHVVDPETCQETLRLDEPNVLEIGFSPLGSFIITWEIPKKDPASGNFKPNLKVFNSKTGDHVQSFVQKSQTGWNLQYTFDEKYCARMVKDEIQFFESDVLTKVWAKLRVENCADFSVSPGKNYSVAVFVPEKKGLPAKVQIYHVPNFNQAVAQKTFFKAEEVGLKWNALGTSLLVLAQTASDATGRSYYGETTLYLLGITGAFDSRITLDKEGPIHDVAWSPNSREFAVVYGYMPSKTTFFDARGNEIHTLAECSRNTIRFSPHGRLVLLGGFGNIQGAVDILDRQSKFAKVATLHAANASHVAWSPDSQYVLTATTAPRLRVDNGFRIWHVKGNLMYAQDFPELFAADWRPLPSSEFPSGHTISECPEAHESAKTAKEGAKAPVAAKPAGAYRPPHARGQPERAARGSLAASPDPSSGPKVRGAGGRVIPGAAPKKHEEKNGAVPVATVDDKKIRALLKKLRAIEDLKAKQTNGEKLEDTQIQKISTEGNVRDELKKYGWDGVSK
- a CDS encoding uncharacterized protein (Compare to YALI0C08899g, similar to uniprot|Q9Y776 Candida tropicalis Secreted aspartic protease 4); the protein is MHFSLVLTLFATLVSVSAAPSNPGVLSFAVTKEPKDVAIAIKNPPGTYYRAKVSLGTPAQVFNVIFDTGSSDLWVPNYDSKASSSYKYLNSDFNVSYTAVNGILGDWATETLKLGPVTLENFQFGNVKGNHAGGGVFGVAFRAQEMVKPGDYYDNFPYAVKKAGYINKAAYSVFLDDPDTNEATFLLGGVDHAKFEGDLSWLNVSDPAAGALVQLKDISLGSKHMTVDAPVVLDTGTIFTSVPDPIYQELKKTLNLGKFNKFLGINYIDCDAKMSVAFNFPGATVLADEKSLVVPIGPFYGNDDKRCGFGIQSTTVFGGDPIMGDTVMRAAYVVYDLEDHRCGVAQAAYNDKSDVRPLQ
- a CDS encoding uncharacterized protein (Compare to YALI0C08921g, no similarity), translating into MTDKRTTRAVARHAIVGVYTLAFLAYSAWLFYRMVSRLSDNDDNWVLEPIGILLLGEMGVDEALERLYEKGKVTEIQQWWSMMFNFAFFTVFSLYLDTEAWIVMKEAVGDYSRSSWSLIGAGMTLLGLVWYSRLPERAEGFIRLP
- a CDS encoding uncharacterized protein (Compare to YALI0C08943g, similar to uniprot|P10870 Saccharomyces cerevisiae YDL194w SNF3 high-affinity glucose transporter/regulatory protein), with product MESNDPCPQKSDIQQQTTDTSTPNSIPKADQESTVMAIIVAVFVAFGGLLYGYDTGTIAGIMTMGYVKEHFTDFGKNDFTSGQSSLTTSILSVGTFTGAIVAPLAADTAGRRLGLLLYCLVFSVGAILQTVTTGRVLLIVGRVIAGLGVGGISSIVPLYQSEVSPKWIRGAVVSVYQFAITVGLLLAAIVNNATKDRPNTSSYRIPLGIQLIWALILSAGLVFLPETPRFWVKKNRPEKAAEALSRLRRLPTDSKPVKKELLELQKSFEMEMEVGNSSWKACFSPHGSQLKRLLTGVSIQALQQLTGINFIFYYGTNFFKTAGIKDPFVVSMITSAVNVAFTLPGILFVDKVGRRKLLLIGAVVMCVSELIVAAVGAALDSQVSSKVLIAFTCTFIAGFASTWGPIAWVVVAEIFPLRIRAKGVAISVAANWIFNFAIAFATPYLVDKKPGSAGLESKVFFIWGGCNFLAIAFVYLFVYETKGLSLEQVDEMYSEVKYAWQSDRFQTEIMSGKTEVSPDQSCDSGFDSD